In one window of Catalinimonas alkaloidigena DNA:
- a CDS encoding P1 family peptidase has product MRYLFFFLSLVTFLPLMAQPTSSPRAREAGVDVGILPPGPLNAITDVRGVLVGHQTVWRGDSVRTGVTVIKPHAGNVYQQKVPAAIHLGNAFGKLAGSTQLQELGNLETPIALTNTLSVAAAVRGLVNYTLAQPGNEAVRSVNAVAGETNDGYLNDIRGMHVQEQDVLAALQAAKAGPVEEGAVGAGTGTVCYGFKGGIGTASRKLPDALGGYTVGVLVQSNFGGILTINGAPVGRELDQFWLQQFTKETGDGSCMMIVATDAPLSPRNLERLAKRAPLGLARTGSVMSNGSGDFVIAFSTAYRLPHDGPMPAVMLVGNDDMSPLFLAVVEATEEAVYNSLFKAKTVTGHNGRTVEALPIDPTLAVLRRYNLLHLHKRLPGIPPQGTKK; this is encoded by the coding sequence ATGCGCTACCTCTTCTTTTTCCTCTCGCTTGTCACGTTTCTACCGCTGATGGCTCAACCTACTTCTTCTCCCCGCGCCCGGGAAGCCGGCGTCGACGTTGGCATTCTGCCGCCCGGTCCGCTCAACGCCATTACCGACGTGCGGGGCGTGCTCGTAGGGCACCAGACTGTCTGGCGAGGCGATTCCGTCCGGACGGGCGTCACGGTCATCAAACCGCACGCAGGCAACGTCTACCAACAGAAAGTTCCGGCGGCGATCCACCTGGGCAACGCATTTGGCAAACTGGCGGGCTCTACGCAACTGCAGGAACTGGGAAACCTGGAAACGCCCATTGCGCTGACCAACACGCTGAGTGTGGCGGCCGCCGTCCGGGGGTTGGTTAACTACACGCTGGCCCAACCGGGCAACGAAGCCGTGCGTTCGGTGAACGCGGTGGCGGGTGAAACCAACGACGGCTATCTGAACGACATTCGAGGCATGCATGTGCAGGAGCAAGACGTGCTGGCGGCGTTACAAGCTGCCAAAGCAGGACCAGTCGAAGAAGGTGCGGTCGGGGCGGGCACCGGCACGGTATGTTATGGATTCAAAGGCGGCATCGGCACAGCTTCGCGGAAATTGCCCGACGCGTTGGGAGGCTACACGGTTGGCGTGTTGGTACAGAGCAACTTCGGCGGCATCCTGACGATCAACGGCGCACCGGTCGGGCGGGAGCTGGACCAGTTCTGGTTGCAGCAGTTCACGAAAGAAACCGGCGACGGCTCGTGCATGATGATCGTCGCCACCGACGCTCCCCTCTCGCCCCGCAATTTGGAGCGCTTGGCGAAACGCGCACCGCTGGGACTGGCCCGCACGGGCTCGGTGATGAGCAACGGCTCGGGCGATTTTGTCATCGCCTTTTCAACCGCGTACCGCCTGCCCCACGACGGACCAATGCCCGCGGTGATGCTGGTCGGCAACGACGACATGAGTCCGCTGTTTCTGGCAGTGGTCGAAGCAACGGAAGAGGCGGTCTACAACTCGCTGTTCAAAGCCAAAACTGTGACCGGTCACAACGGCCGTACGGTAGAGGCACTGCCGATCGACCCAACCCTCGCCGTGCTGCGGCGCTACAACCTGTTGCACCTGCACAAGCGCCTGCCGGGCATCCCGCCACAAGGCACAAAAAAGTAG
- a CDS encoding PAS domain-containing protein gives MTTEEALLISGQPHVRDEQKRLVFESVVNADVVFDTTFVGFWDWEIAHRWRCDDHRFRALLGYQLHELGTEPAKWEHLIHPDDRTRAKAVYRQHITTRGMMPYSHTCRYLHKDGTVFHLFCHGAVVAWSEDGQPLRMRGYYINVTPTAASTR, from the coding sequence ATGACGACAGAAGAAGCGCTGCTCATTAGTGGACAACCACACGTCCGTGATGAACAAAAACGTCTGGTTTTTGAATCAGTAGTCAACGCGGACGTGGTGTTCGACACCACATTCGTCGGATTCTGGGATTGGGAAATTGCGCACCGGTGGCGCTGCGACGATCACCGTTTCCGGGCGCTTCTGGGTTATCAACTACACGAATTGGGTACGGAGCCCGCCAAGTGGGAACACCTGATTCATCCCGACGACCGGACGCGTGCAAAGGCCGTGTACCGTCAGCACATTACCACCCGCGGCATGATGCCCTACAGCCATACGTGTCGTTACCTGCACAAAGACGGCACAGTTTTTCACCTGTTTTGCCACGGCGCCGTGGTCGCCTGGAGCGAGGATGGCCAGCCATTGCGGATGCGTGGCTACTACATCAACGTGACCCCCACCGCGGCGAGCACCCGGTAG